The genomic stretch ATACCTCGAAGCATATCTTGTCTTTCATCACATCGTGTCTGGGGCTGGGTGTTgcgagggggatgggaagggtTGTCGATCCGAGGAGAACTTACCGTTAGAACTAGCTATACACTCCAAGAGAGAGTGCTGTTGCTTCACGGGTCGAGGTGGGACTCGAGGTCgagtggtggttgtttggagggggaggtgcgGAATCGTGGAagaaagagggaggaggaggaggaggagagagaagGTGGTCGTGGAGGGGCGGCAAGCCTGCTTTTATGAAGAGAGCTCGGAGACGGCCGATGGCAGCAAGCTATCCGTTCTAGCCAAGGATGCTGCCCAGGAGCTTTGCGTGTTGGATCTGGGGTTCTCGTTTCTCAATTGAGGCAGAACAACCGGAGCGGAGAGCAGACGTAGCCAAGACAACCTGGATACAAGGGGGAAGATGGATGGTGGAAAGTGACCCGAGTGCTAAAGGCAATGACATGTGGCTGCTGGTGTTGAAGGTGTGTTGCTGCGAAGGGTgagtggggggaggtggggagacACCTTCCACCTGGTCGCTTATTCGTGGGTGGGCTATTCATCCAGTGCACTCCATCTGCTACCAGCTACCCTACATCTGCCCATCTCGGATGGTCTCCCACATGCTACAATATTGAGTGGCATTCATAGCTCACTATTTATCTCCTCTCCTGCAGGTTGCTACGGTTTGTGTAAAAAGCGCGCACGCATTTGAAGCTGTCTGACGGTGTCACCGCATGGAAGAACTGTCCGTTGCCCTGGTCCGGTGGCTTGTCATCGTCCTATTCATGCCGAATGAGAATCGCTGGACACCGGCAATGTGAAGTGTTTGATGTGAGTATTTCCGCGGCCACAGTAACTTTATACACTTGTAAAATAAATCCAGTAATTCCATCCGAACAGTTTCAGGCGTAATACCTAGGAGTAGGACACATCAAGACGGGCCGACCTCCTTCTCGGCGTACTGGAGaaagtgatgatgaagaacaCGAGCCTGAAGATTCCGGTCAGCATGTTCTCCGCTTCCGGCTGCCAAGCATAACAGATATTGATGAGAGATGATATTGCCAGCAAATCTGGGAGGTTGAGTGAAATCACTTGTGTAAAAATGTTTTGCCATGGAAACACAGGCCTGATGCCCGGTTGGAGGCGTTGGTAGGTGTTCTTCATGAACACAGCGGGTTGTGCACCCCACACCATGGCTGCATCTTGCAGAACCAATAATGGACTAGCGCAAGATCCACTGGCATCGCCTGCATGCGAAGCATCCACAGCATGCTTCAGCATCCCACCATCCCTGTCCGGCGACAGGGTTCAAAAAAGTTGGGCCGTCCAGTCCCGCAACATTCTCACCAATCAGATAACACCGTTTTCAAAGACGACCGGCCGATGTCGCCAGCTCAAGCGCCAAACCCAGGGCACCAGGGAAAGCGTGCGGAGGAACGTCTCTGGTGTCCCTGTCAGCCGGTATCGTTCAACATGTCGGAAAACACCAGACAGCAATCACGGCGATCCGCTTGAATAGACATGGAAATAATAGAGAAAATCGCTGACACATGATACCAGCTAGCCAGATCAACATGGGGATCCCACCACGTGCCGCGAATAGGTAGTTGTAGTGTAGGCATCTTCCTCTCACCTCATAAACTCCCACTCTGTATGTCTTCCTCGAGAATGACGACTACCTAGGGAAAGCCACACGCTCATCATCGCCCCCTACACCATGACGGGGGTTTTTTGGACCCGTCTTGGCCCAATCTAGGGAGCTGGTCAGAAGAGGACAGAATGCTCGATTGGCGACGGATTGGCCAATGGAAGATGAATGAAAATTCATCCAAGGTCACGACTGGACGGCACTGCACTGCAACAGAAACCAAAAACGgcgagagaaaaaaaggaccGCATCCCATCTGCCTGCCGCACGAGAGGGTGAACTGAGTTTCGGCACATCTGCATGCAGCTTTCTCACTGTGACCTCACCAAGTCCAACGAGTCGTGGAGAAGGCTGCTGTAAAAAGATTATCACAGAAAAGGCAGACCCTCAACCAATCACAACACACCAAGACCAGCCTCAACGTTCCTTATCTCGAACGAAGGGGTGGCCCCCGCAGCCCGATCGCCTTACGCACAGACGTCACTGGTCTTTAAGACTTGGCcggctccccctcctccaccatctcatccAGCGAAAGGCCTGTGTTTTAAGCATATAAAGTGTGGTAGCTACTCACCCTACCTTGTCATCCCGAGATCACCGATGGTCGGCCGTATCGCCGCGGTGGAAACAGTCCCATCAGGACGGAAACTCTCGTCCACCTTCACCACACCCTCTGGCACCCGCATCATCTGAAGTTGGGAAAACGGTTTTCAGACCACGCGACAGCATCCCGCGGTGGAACGTTGCATAGTTTAGCTGTCTTCTGCTGTGTTTCCCGTCTCAGCCAGAGCCGCAGGGCCGTATTTGGGGCAGAGGGTGATCCTGGCGACCTGAGACTCTTCCCGCAACGATGAACCCAAATTCCCCTCAAGGCGGGGTAGAGAGACGCGCAGTGGAACCCTGGCTTGGGCAAGGAGATGGGAGGCAAGGCTCCACTTCGTGGGGGGCGTTGCTGGAGGGTGACTGCATGAATAGACAGCAGCCATTCATCAGCAGCATGTTTGAGAGCCAAACATCTGATCTGCGTGCTTGTTCATGCCCGGAATCGCTCCACCGGAGTTGGGAGTCATCGTGCTCTCTCCTTCTGGCTTCTGAGCTGTCGCCCGTTCCGCTGGCCGAGATCGGCGGGTTCCCGGTCTTTGATGGACCTTGCCATCCAGACCGCCCGTTCAGCTATCGCCCGAGAATACCCTTGACAAGGCTGCAAGGCCAGCTGTATGTGCCTTATTCCCAGCAGCTTTCCGGCCAGTCATGTTTAACAAGACGTAAGAATATTCTTTTTCCCTCTGTTCAACTGGTCACGGCAAACATTGAGCACACGACCGGCTACGCGGCTCCCTCATGTCTCCCCACGCGCAGTCTTCCCCCTTTTGCCATTGCTATTCCGAGAAATTCCGAAGGGTGAGCTCGTTAGCGTGGCAGGCGAGAATTGGCTGCATGTTCATTTACAGTGGCGCTCAGCGGGTGGCCTTCCATGCAGGTAGGGAAAGGCCCGCAAGGAGGCAATACTGAAGCATTCAGACGGAATTCAAGCTCTTGTGCAGGAGGTCAGCTTGCCATTATTACCTCACAAAAACTACGGTTTCCTGTGGGACCCTCGGAACGAAATGCCCCTGGATTTTCGTCGAGGTCCACGGATCCGAAGGGATGGGTAATTCAAATCGAGTGATCCAGGTCGCACAATCTGATAATGATAACCCAACTTGTGTTGCCGTGGTCGGGAGCTTATTTGGTAAGACGTCTTTGTCTGCCATACCGGTTCTCGATAACTACCAGTCGGCTTCATCTACAATGACAGTTGTCTCGGCTGGTCCCGGAGAACACGGGACACAAGCTCGACTGACTCTTCAGTTCACGGCAGGTTGAGTCGGATGCTATGCGTGTGGCGGGGCTTGtcttgtccaccaccaccgggctTGGTTGCTTTCACGAGGGTTTCCACTCATGAGCTTACTCCtcggtcttggtgttgagacGGGTACCAATGCTCCGACGAGCGACAGAGAGAACCCGTTTTCGTGCCGTTTACCGTTGGCAAGGAGCTTTCCTTAGGCAGTTATGTTTTGAAATGTCTTGAAACCCGAGGCCCAGACCACAGGTGGACGGCATCCAAACAGCACCGAGGCATTACCATTCTTGGTTCTCCCGGTGGCGAACAAAGAAATAAGAGCACCTATGGAGGGGTAgccgccaacaacccctctaTGCTTTTCGTCCTGAAAGATGGCTAAATCTCAGGGTTGACCTCAGGGACCCACGGGGAGTTAAAAGCCAAGTTTCCCGGTGCGGGTGTGGACTGTGCGACCCCTGGCCCTGGGAGCACAGACCATATCATGTCGCCGCATCGTGGGGTAAGTATCTTGTATACAGTATCAATACAACTTGGAAGGCAGAAGATGGCACTGTGGAATAAACAATTTGTCGTCATTCGTCCAGAGAGGTCGCGACTTTTGAAGCGCGACAGCTCAAAGTCAACATTCATTGTCGCAACGACGAAGCTTGCAGTCACGGTTCAACAGTCACAACCAATGTTGTGATATCACTTGGGACGACTGATTTTTAAATTGATCATAGTAGATGAGATCCCCAACTACTTCAGCTACCAACCAGAAATGAGGTGCAAAAGGTCGACGTTGCAATCAATCCATAACTGATAGCGAACTGTCCGCAACCATGTTCTCTACCTTACCCGATCTCACCCCCCGAGATGTAAGCCCCcgtttcctccccctcctttgcATTCTATCACTAACCCTCTCTCCTACAATAGAGCCACTCGTCATGGTACACCTCCCCCCGCCGCCCGCACCCCCCCCAAcaatcccaccacccctccacagccTTCACcgaatcctccaccaccctcgacaaCAACTCCCtagtcccccctccccctccccccaactcccgccacaacaacaaatcatcctcctccaccaactcaATCATCGACCGCTCCTTGTTAGGCCGCCTAAAAGCCGACGAGGACCTCATCCGCCGTCGCCAAGCCCACATCGCGACCCACGGCCAGCAATGGCTTAAACCCCCCGGTCTAGCCAAGACATTATTCCAGATGAGGGAAGAGAAACGTGAACAAGAGGAGCACGCCGAGGCGGTAAGAAGGGAGATGGTAGCGCAGGAGCTGGCCGAGGCGcaggctgccgaggaggagcagggtgttgaagaaggtgaggaagaagaggggatGGAGGTTGATTTGGATGGGGAGATTCCCGAGGGGATGATGGAtatggaagaagaggatttGGATGATGAAATTCTCGAGGGTGatcttgatgatgatgatgatgatgatgatgatgacgatgatctGGATGATGCGGTGCCAggggaggatttggatgATGAGATACCCGAGGGAGACTTGGATGATGATATACCcgaaggaggggggtttgggtaTGATGGTGCGAGTGATGATAcggacgaagaggagggggatacGGAGcagaacatcaacaacacttTTCAAACCGCGCAGTTTGACACGTCGGGAGATGAAAGCAGTTCTGTCGACCCGAACGATGTTTCGCTTACCGAGGTGCAACAGCAGCGccggatggagaggagggagcttCAGTCACGGGTGGCTACCGTTCGTGCGCAGGAGCAGAGGATGAGAGATCTCATGGCGCAGCAGAGCCAACCGAGACATGGGAATAACAACAGTAACGACGATGATTTGTATGGTGGGAATGACAATGACGACAACCACTACCGCGATGGAGGAGCGAATGAcatgttggaggaggaagacctTGTTTCGTCTCGGCagttggaagggggggctgAGTCGGGGGATGATATGGACATGGAGGCTGACCTGGACGACGAGATTCCTGACGCGAGCGGGATCAGTGGGGTTAGCGGTGGTGCCGGGTTCGGGATGGACGGGGCGGGTTATGAGCATACTGACTCTGAGGCTGAGCTTAGCGATGATGGGACGCAGGGGAATGTTAGTTTTGCCAGAGGCGGGGGGAGTGTTAgacggcagcagcatcagcaggGGAATTTCAGGAGCAGTGCTGTTGGCCcaccgccgcagcagcagcagcagaattTCAGGAATAGCGGGGGGAACTTTAGGAGCAGTGGAATGGGAAGGTTTGATCCTAGGTCGAGTCTGAATCACGATATTAGTGGGTTTTTGAGCTTGGACGGGAGTAGTATGATTGGGAGTAGTCCTCATGTTAGTTTTAGGAGGAGTCGACGTGGTTAAGaaggttgggtggtggtggtcaatgAGGGAGTGTGTGTGGTTTAGTTCAAGTATGATACCCATTTTGTTTGTCTTAAACTGGGAGCATGGCGTATCGTTATGGAACCGGATTCATAGGGCTTTTTTGAGGTTTGTATTACACTGATGAAAGGCATGGAAGAGGCGCGAAACTGGTTGAGGTAGTCAAGCATTGCATCCCATTTTCAGTCACGCCCTGGCAGCATATCAAAGGTGAGAAAAGAATCCATGTACcaatattaaataaatttgTAAACCAAAACATTACCAGGCCCGCCATAGCATGTCGAACAGAGCTTTATATAACTGGATGAAGCCAAGGAAGCAGAGTCAAACCCAAGCGCCCATGCATTTTTCACATCATtctcccacccctttccctcctttcGTATTCACGTCCATCATTTTTCCCTTTCCGCCCTCATCCACACTATTACTTCATATCCTTTTCCCCCACCAGCCGTCCATCCCATCAGTCTAGGTCAAACAGGCTAAAACAACCATACCCAAACAAACAAGACAATCACCGCCGCGAAAAACGCCAaccaaaccctccacccaacccccgTTCTCTCGGCCATGACCAACATCCTGTTCATCGTCCCCCTCAGTCTCAATCTCGTGTTATCAAAGCCCTCGTTCATCTTCTCGGCCAGCGCCGAGCTCTCCCTGATCTCGTCTCCAATCGCAACCGTCATGTCCTTGAGTATCCGGACCTTGCCAAGGATGCCGTCGACCTGGGCGTCGTTTTGGGATTCGAGCTCGTTGAGGACCGCGTCTGAGTATTGGCCCCTAGTTCCAGCCGAGCACCTTAGCGATTGGAACCACGAAAAAACAAAGAAAGGTAgggaaggatgggaaaggagagggggaaacACACTTTCGATTTGGAGTCGCTGACCGATACCCGCCATTGCCGGAACTCCCCTCACCGATTCCTAGTGATGAACTGCCATTGTTGCTTGTGTACCCCCCGTAGCCATACCCGCCGCCTGCTCGGCCGGGTTGGGAGTTgaaggttgatggggaggcgGTGCGGGAGGAAGGGCCGCCGGAGTAGCCTTTGAAGAGGTCGGAGCGGGAGTCGCGTTGGTggagggttgaggaggggaatCTAAGGGGGGTGTTAGTTATTGCTGGTAAGAGGGAGGTGACCATGCGGCGCGCCTCGAGGATGGGGTTGTCGTAGGGTGGGTTGCGCCGGCCATCGGGGTTCATCGCGCGGCGGCGGTTGCGTCGTCAAACTGGCAGAGTGAAGCCATCGCGGATTCTTTGCATTCAATGACGTTGGTGTCGCTGTCAAGAACCGTCGCGCACCACCCCATCCTATTCCCTTCGATGCGCGCGCGCACGCGCAAGCAGCTAAAAACCCAAAAACTCACCGAGAAGCCATCTTATCCTACCCCCTATCCGGTCGCCGGATAGTATTCTCTAGGTATTGTTCGTTGTATCGCAGCGCTATCTCCCAAACGACCCTCTATCCATTATTATCCTTTTCCCAAACTGTGGCGCTCTCTTGTTTTGTCGCGAGTAGGAGTTGTTCGTATGTTGTTGTAAGGTGGAACTTTTCCCCCAGCACCTGGCCTGATCACAAGGATTTAAGGTTTAGACTACGTGGTTGCTGTGTAACTACCGGGTAGGTGTTCTTTAGGACGTACGTTACCTGCTGCGTGCGCGTGGCCTGTAAAGGTGTCCTTTGTCCACCCCAAGCTTTCCCCACGATGTGACTGGCCAGCTTTTAGAAAGAGCCTCTCCCAAAATTTATGGGGCAAAGGggtaaaattaaaaaaaatcaGCGAGAAAGGAGAACTTTTTTGTTGGCCAATTGAGGTCTCGATTTATTACAGCAAGCAATCCAACCCTTAAGGGGTTGGCTACCGGCAACGGAGCAGGAAACTAGAAAGTGTGCTCCGTGTTATGGTCCGCTAATTGTTGATCTCCAATCACTTGCTCTGCAAAACCCCTATTAGCTGCAGCTTTTACTTTGCACATTGACATCTTCACTCTCAAGGTCCAACTGACGAGGCAATGCATGTGAACTCTCTTCCCCGTTGGGCTGAAAATGGATCTCAACAAACTCTGGGCATTCCCTAGTGGACCAAGCTTTACCAAAGCCAAAAATAAAATGCAGCAGGGGTAGTGCCGACGTTGACAACAGCTCCCTTCAGCAAAAAGGAGGGGAACTCAGAAACACGGTATTGTTTACGAGGATGCAGCTTGACGTTCCATGAGGGGGTGAGATGCGACTCGAAGATGCGCTTTTTGAATTTCATAAACCGCAAGCCACATCCAATCCATAGCCGGAGAGAGCTAGACAATTCCCAGATCGCAACCCTCTCTACAAGGATCGCATCCTCCTGTATAGCAAGCCCCCTCTGTTCAGACCACAAAAGTCTTTTCTGTTCATAAATTTGACCCCTTCTGTCCGAAACCCATttcccaaaaccacccctcctgTGTATCAGACTAGATGAAATCGCAATGTTTTATGAAAAAACCACACAACCAAATCATCCCTCCTGTATAGTAGACTGGCGAGAAAAGAAGCCATGGGCCCGGATCTGGTGTttcttcctcaacatcaTTAGAGGCTCATGCTCATTTCAGTGTCGTAAATCAAAAAGCGATGCCGCAAAGAAAGATCCGAAAACgtcagagagagagagaatgAAAGTGACGCTGTGGTGAATTTAGGCgtccttcatctcctcatccGGAGCCTCGaagtcgtcatcatcctcctcgtcgtcgtcgccctcGGGAGGGttctcctcggcggccttGGCGAAGTCGATGACCTTGCCGCGGGTGCGACGGCCAATCACGTTCTCGAGGTCGATCTCCTCCATGCCATCCTCCTCTGTGAGATGGTTAGTTATGCGACTCGATATGACGTGGGCATGCTTTGTTTTGATTTAGGTAAACATACCAACTTCGGCCTCCTGTAGTAAACACTGTTAGCAAgttgcccctcctccaaagtAATAATGCGATTCGCGAATCGCGCAAGTGTCTCAAGTcgcagcaaaaagaaaacatacctcctcgacctcctcctcatcgtcatcatcatcatcgtcctcgaccATAGAGGTATCATCAACTGGCTGCTCGGTGctcttgcccttgcccttgaaaTCGGTCTGGGCAGCGCCAGCCTCGGCAGCCGCAGTGGGGTCTGTAGCACCGTTGGAAGCCATATTTGCGATTTGTTTGTAGTGTTGTGTTGGGATAGCAAGGTAGAAAACTCGTGAGTCGGACCGTGTAGAGTTTAAGGTTCGGAGTTTGCGTGTAGTGACAACGCAGAGCGGGGACAGAATAGAAGGAAAGTAGGGGTGGAAGTCGTGGCAGATGGAGATCTGATGGTCGCTGGCGCAGTGAACCTCTCAGCTTTATTATTGGAAAGCTTATTTGTGGGGCTGAGGTGCGGGCGAAACTGCGCTAAACTTTATCGGCTCGATCACCACTGGCAACCAGCTGACAGGGGTCCGAGAGCTGACGGCAGTAGCCACCAGCTAGCCCACTGTGTGAGGGCTCGCGCTGCGCTGCGTCGCGCAAAGGCCATCGAATGATCAACAAGTCTAGAGCGGCAGCTTTGCCGCCGACCTGTGAATCGGGACGGGTGATtgtagagagagagagaggagcgACAGCTTGATCAGAGAAACCAGTCTGTGTCCATGGaaagaaacaacaacagcgcCTCCCTCTTGTTGAATACATAAACAGACCACCACACGCCATGACACAAGCCCCTAGAAAAAAGACAACAGAAAATGCCATAATGAATGCCAAAAACTCATGATGATATGCCCAAAACCTCTCATttcccatctccaccacctcccagcaGCAAAACAGCACCCAAAAGAATCGCCCACCAGTACCTATTCTCACGTTAGCACATACCCCTATAATATCATCCATCATCGGCACCCACTTTTGAAGAAAACTcctctcctcaacctccaccttcctcccctcagCGCTCAGCACAACCGGCTTCCCCAACCCCGGCtgcctccccctctccatccccctaaccaccaccctcggccCAAAATTCCTCGTCTGCCCAGCatcaaccctcacccccctcaccacaaccccaaccacctcctcccccttctcatccacATTCAGCACAAAGTTCGGCTGGTACCCCTGCCCAAAGTTCTCCACggacaccaccgccgccgaggaggcccATCTCCCTGTTTTCTCATCATACACCCCAACTCTAACAAGCTTCGTCTCGGGGTCGAATTCGGGGGGTTCATAGCTCAGGACGGAGGGAGTTGGCGCATCCTCCTctgaggaggggttggtggaagaagaggggtggTAGTTTAGTTCGGCGAGGAGGACcggcggggaggaagacgagaTGGGTTGAATGTAGACTGGTGCTATGCGCCCAGTGGGAGAGGAAGTATAGGTAACATCGTCGTCGTATTCTTGGGCCGTGACAGCTGTTGCGAGGGCCGCGAAGGCGGAGAGTACGTGGGATGGCTTCATGGTGGGCGGTTTGTGTTTCGGTTGTCGGTTTGGAGACAAAAGCTGGCCGAGATTGGAATTggattggtgatgatgctccAGGTCTTGGCGTCGAGCTGAGGTGCACGTCCCCCCAAGCTTTGGGGCCAGCCGTCTTGGCACTGTGCTGAGGGATTGGCAGAGGTTCATCGAGATCGTCTTTTGAACAACTGAGAATAAACGATATCATCACTGTTTGGCTCAACAGTCCAAAAATACCGTCGTCTGATGTCTTCAACATCACTTTTCCGAATTCCACCACCATAGTCTGAGAAAAACTAGAGACCTGTAACCTGATCGCTGTATTCAACGCTATTTGCATATAAACCTCTTCGCTTCTCGTGGTATCTTCGCAACATCTTCTCTCACGCTTCTATGTCACCAGGAGCCTATCCTAGAATTCTTatattcttcttcttcttttttcttctctcttcaTCCAAAACCCGATCACCGCGCTGTTTTTTCACGTCTTTAGCGGCTTTCGCTTCCAAAATGGCCGCTATAGCTTCCCGTATACGGCGACGATCTGATTCCTCCAGCTCTTGCGCTTCTTTACAGATTGGGAAAGGCCCAGCTGCCATTATTGCGACTGCATGCCTTGGCGCACCGAGGCTAAACGGCGGGTTCTGTGGATCGTATATGCTGCGAAAATCGATCGTAATAGCAGTCCCAGTCCAGTTTGCCGTGTGACG from Podospora pseudopauciseta strain CBS 411.78 chromosome 3, whole genome shotgun sequence encodes the following:
- a CDS encoding hypothetical protein (EggNog:ENOG503P3KX; COG:S), which gives rise to MFSTLPDLTPRDSHSSWYTSPRRPHPPQQSHHPSTAFTESSTTLDNNSLVPPPPPPNSRHNNKSSSSTNSIIDRSLLGRLKADEDLIRRRQAHIATHGQQWLKPPGLAKTLFQMREEKREQEEHAEAVRREMVAQELAEAQAAEEEQGVEEGEEEEGMEVDLDGEIPEGMMDMEEEDLDDEILEGDLDDDDDDDDDDDDLDDAVPGEDLDDEIPEGDLDDDIPEGGGFGYDGASDDTDEEEGDTEQNINNTFQTAQFDTSGDESSSVDPNDVSLTEVQQQRRMERRELQSRVATVRAQEQRMRDLMAQQSQPRHGNNNSNDDDLYGGNDNDDNHYRDGGANDMLEEEDLVSSRQLEGGAESGDDMDMEADLDDEIPDASGISGVSGGAGFGMDGAGYEHTDSEAELSDDGTQGNVSFARGGGSVRRQQHQQGNFRSSAVGPPPQQQQQNFRNSGGNFRSSGMGRFDPRSSLNHDISGFLSLDGSSMIGSSPHVSFRRSRRG
- a CDS encoding hypothetical protein (EggNog:ENOG503P6DP) translates to MNLCQSLSTVPRRLAPKLGGTCTSARRQDLEHHHQSNSNLGQLLSPNRQPKHKPPTMKPSHVLSAFAALATAVTAQEYDDDVTYTSSPTGRIAPVYIQPISSSSPPVLLAELNYHPSSSTNPSSEEDAPTPSVLSYEPPEFDPETKLVRVGVYDEKTGRWASSAAVVSVENFGQGYQPNFVLNVDEKGEEVVGVVVRGVRVDAGQTRNFGPRVVVRGMERGRQPGLGKPVVLSAEGRKVEVEERSFLQKYWWAILLGAVLLLGGGGDGK
- the BET1 gene encoding protein transport protein bet1 (COG:U; EggNog:ENOG503P3FI), whose translation is MASRFPSSTLHQRDSRSDLFKGYSGGPSSRTASPSTFNSQPGRAGGGYGYGGYTSNNGSSSLGIGEGSSGNGGYRSATPNRKGQYSDAVLNELESQNDAQVDGILGKVRILKDMTVAIGDEIRESSALAEKMNEGFDNTRLRLRGTMNRMLVMAERTGVGWRVWLAFFAAVIVLFVWVWLF
- the CHZ1 gene encoding Histone H2A.Z-specific chaperone (EggNog:ENOG503P6DP): MASNGATDPTAAAEAGAAQTDFKGKGKSTEQPVDDTSMVEDDDDDDDEEEVEEEAEVEEDGMEEIDLENVIGRRTRGKVIDFAKAAEENPPEGDDDEEDDDDFEAPDEEMKDA